Genomic DNA from Halobacteriovorax sp. DA5:
AAAGAAAATAAATTTAGCAAAGTCGAGGAAGTAATTTGAATAAGTTTGAAGTTGGCGATATTGACATTAGAAAAATGAATACCATCTTTAGTACACAAGAGGATGGTGATGTAGCACTAGAAGATAAAGTAAAGGTAAAGAAGCCTTCAAAATATCATGTCATCCTACATAATGATGACTATACGACAATGGAGTTTGTCATTTGGGTATTGATGCATGTCTTTAACAGGAGTCAAGAAGAGGCCATGAAGATAATGTTAGATGTCCACAATAATGGTCGAGGAGTATGTGGAACCTACTCATACGAGGTTGCTGAGACAAAGATGAATAAGGTTATGTCAGAAGCAAAGAAAGAGGGTCACCCACTGCTTTGTACTGTTGAGCCTGAATAGGCACAGGAGAAATATAAATGATGTCAAAAAAGCTAGAAACCATCATTAATGAGTCAATTCAAAGAGCAAATTCTTTGAAGCATGAATATTTGACTCTAGAGAATGTTCTTTTATCTCTTCTTGCAGATGAAAATGTAAGAGAAGTAATTGAATATTGTGGTGGCGATCTTGAAGAAATTGAAAGTGAGCTAAATGAATTTATCCACGATGATTCAAATTTTAGTATTCTATCAGATGATCAAATTGAAACTCTTTCTAAACAACAATTCGTTAACGATGAGTTAAGAGAGCTGGCACGAGAAAATGGTATTGTCTATCAACCAGAAATATCAATGTCTCTTCAAAGAGTGATTCAAAGGGCCGCGATTCATGTGCAATCAAGCGGAAAAAGCCAGATATTAGGAATTAATTTATTAGTTTCTCTGTTCCAAGAGAAAGAAAGTTTCGCACTTTACTCTCTTCAAAAACAAGGAATAGAACGATTTGATATTGTTAAGGCCATCTCACACGGCCTTGGCCCTGAGGATGAAGAAGAAGTTCCTCGCATTGAATATGTTGAAGGCGAGGAGCCTCAATCACGAAATAAGAAAGGCGACTCTTTCTTAGCTAAGTTCACTGTGAATTTGAATGAACTTGCCAGAGAAAATCGAATAGATCCTCTTGTTGGTAGAGAAGAAGAAGCTTTAAGAATTGTTCAAATTCTTTGTCGTCGTCGTAAGAATAATCCTCTTTTAGTTGGTGAAGCTGGTGTTGGGAAAACAGCAATTGTTGAAGGACTGGCCCAGAGGATTGTAGAAGAAAAAGTTCCAGATATTTTAAAGGGAACAACTATCTTTAATCTTGATATGGCCGCCTTGGTTGCAGGTGCAAAATTTAGAGGTGATTTTGAGCAAAGAGTAAAAGGTGTCATCAAAGATCTAGAGAATTTAGATAAGGATGGTAAGAAGGCC
This window encodes:
- the clpS gene encoding ATP-dependent Clp protease adapter ClpS — protein: MNKFEVGDIDIRKMNTIFSTQEDGDVALEDKVKVKKPSKYHVILHNDDYTTMEFVIWVLMHVFNRSQEEAMKIMLDVHNNGRGVCGTYSYEVAETKMNKVMSEAKKEGHPLLCTVEPE